The Flavobacterium sp. 123 genome contains a region encoding:
- the murG gene encoding undecaprenyldiphospho-muramoylpentapeptide beta-N-acetylglucosaminyltransferase, translated as MAKYKFILSGGGTGGHIYPAIAIANELKSRFPDAEFLFVGAKDKMEMQKVPQAGYPIKGLWIAGLQRRLTFDNALFPVKLISSLWESRKIIKQFKPNAVIGTGGFASGPLLQMANAMNVPTLIQEQNSYPGITNKLLSKKANVICVAYESLERFFPKEKIVLTGNPVRQDLIDIDSKRAEAISHFNLDPNKKTLLVLGGSLGARRINQLIEKELEKIISLDIQVIWQCGKFYIEDYKKYNSGNVQVMAFIERMDLVYAAADIVVSRAGASSVSELCIVGKPVIFIPSPNVSEDHQTKNAQAIVDKKGAILLKESELDTQFSLVFEALVKDQGKQNQLSENIKQLAMPKATKQIVDEIEKLIQ; from the coding sequence ATGGCAAAATATAAATTCATATTAAGTGGTGGTGGAACAGGTGGACATATTTATCCTGCAATTGCTATTGCTAATGAATTAAAGTCTCGTTTCCCTGATGCCGAATTTCTTTTTGTTGGTGCCAAAGACAAAATGGAAATGCAAAAAGTTCCTCAAGCAGGTTACCCAATAAAAGGACTTTGGATTGCAGGTTTGCAAAGAAGATTAACTTTTGATAACGCTCTGTTTCCAGTAAAACTAATTTCGAGTTTGTGGGAATCTAGAAAAATTATAAAACAGTTCAAGCCCAATGCTGTTATTGGTACGGGTGGTTTTGCTAGTGGCCCATTACTTCAGATGGCAAATGCTATGAATGTTCCAACATTAATTCAGGAACAAAATTCATATCCTGGAATAACCAATAAATTATTGAGTAAAAAAGCAAATGTTATTTGTGTGGCTTATGAAAGTTTAGAGCGATTTTTTCCAAAAGAGAAAATTGTTTTAACTGGAAATCCAGTACGTCAAGATTTAATAGATATTGACAGCAAAAGAGCTGAAGCCATTTCTCATTTTAATTTAGATCCAAATAAAAAAACACTTTTAGTTCTTGGAGGTAGCCTTGGCGCTAGACGTATCAATCAATTGATTGAAAAAGAACTTGAAAAAATAATTTCATTAGACATTCAGGTAATCTGGCAATGCGGAAAATTTTATATTGAAGATTATAAAAAATACAATTCAGGAAATGTTCAGGTAATGGCATTTATCGAAAGAATGGATTTAGTTTATGCTGCTGCTGATATTGTTGTTTCTAGAGCTGGTGCTTCTTCTGTTTCGGAATTATGTATTGTTGGGAAACCAGTAATTTTCATTCCGTCACCGAATGTTTCTGAAGATCATCAAACTAAAAATGCACAAGCAATAGTTGATAAAAAAGGAGCTATTTTACTTAAAGAATCAGAGCTTGATACACAATTTTCGCTTGTTTTTGAAGCATTGGTTAAAGACCAAGGAAAGCAAAATCAATTAAGTGAAAATATAAAACAATTGGCTATGCCAAAAGCAACAAAACAAATTGTTGACGAAATAGAGAAACTAATTCAATAA
- the murD gene encoding UDP-N-acetylmuramoyl-L-alanine--D-glutamate ligase translates to MRLVVLGGGESGVGTAILGKEKGYEVFVSDFGKIKENYRQVLIDNEIAWEDEKHTEDLILNADVVMKSPGIPEKAAIVKKLIEKGIPVISEIEFAAPFTEAITIGITGSNGKTTTTMLTYHLLQSAGLNVGLGGNIGKSFAWQVAENKFDSYVLELSSFQLDGIINYKPHIAIITNISPDHLDRYEYNYQNYIDSKFRITMNQTEEDYLIYDADDEAIAEWLKNNKTKAKLIPFSLTKTFNEGAYIKENTMEVNINQEEFKMETEYIALEGKHNMKNAMAATSVAKLMQIRNATIRESLSNFQGVEHRLEKVLKIQNVQYINDSKATNVNATFFALDSMNTPTVWIVGGVDKGNDYNELMSMVREKVKAIICLGVDNRKIIDVFGNVVDIMVEVTNMADAVRMAQRLSEKGDTVLLSPACASFDLFENYEDRGRQFKQAVHNL, encoded by the coding sequence ATGAGATTGGTAGTTTTAGGTGGAGGAGAAAGTGGAGTAGGAACAGCTATTCTGGGAAAAGAAAAAGGATACGAGGTTTTTGTATCTGATTTTGGAAAGATAAAAGAAAATTATAGGCAAGTTCTTATTGATAATGAAATAGCTTGGGAAGACGAAAAGCATACAGAAGATTTGATTTTGAATGCTGATGTAGTGATGAAAAGCCCAGGAATTCCAGAAAAAGCAGCAATAGTAAAAAAGCTTATTGAAAAAGGAATACCAGTGATTTCAGAAATTGAATTTGCTGCTCCATTTACAGAAGCAATTACGATAGGAATAACAGGAAGTAACGGGAAAACTACTACTACAATGTTGACCTATCATTTATTACAATCTGCTGGTTTGAATGTGGGATTAGGAGGGAATATCGGAAAGAGTTTTGCCTGGCAAGTGGCCGAAAATAAATTTGATTCTTATGTATTAGAGCTAAGTAGTTTTCAACTCGATGGGATTATAAATTACAAACCGCATATTGCGATTATCACAAATATAAGTCCAGATCATTTAGATCGATACGAGTATAATTATCAAAATTATATAGATTCAAAATTTAGAATTACCATGAATCAAACGGAGGAAGATTACCTCATTTATGATGCAGATGATGAAGCTATAGCAGAATGGTTAAAAAACAATAAAACAAAAGCAAAATTAATCCCTTTTTCATTGACTAAAACATTCAACGAAGGAGCTTATATAAAAGAAAACACAATGGAAGTAAATATCAATCAGGAAGAGTTTAAGATGGAAACAGAATACATTGCACTAGAAGGAAAACACAATATGAAAAATGCAATGGCAGCAACATCTGTAGCTAAATTGATGCAAATAAGAAATGCAACAATACGTGAAAGTTTATCAAATTTTCAAGGTGTTGAGCATCGTTTGGAAAAGGTATTGAAAATTCAAAATGTACAATATATCAATGATTCAAAAGCAACAAATGTTAATGCTACTTTTTTTGCTTTAGATAGTATGAACACACCTACAGTTTGGATTGTTGGTGGGGTTGATAAAGGAAATGATTACAATGAATTGATGTCAATGGTTCGTGAAAAAGTAAAAGCAATAATTTGTCTTGGTGTTGACAACAGAAAAATCATTGATGTTTTCGGTAACGTAGTCGATATTATGGTTGAAGTTACTAATATGGCTGATGCCGTTCGTATGGCACAACGATTATCAGAAAAAGGAGATACTGTATTATTATCTCCTGCTTGTGCTAGTTTTGATTTATTTGAAAACTACGAAGACAGAGGAAGACAATTTAAACAAGCAGTTCACAACCTATAA
- the mraY gene encoding phospho-N-acetylmuramoyl-pentapeptide-transferase yields MLYYLFEYLNKTLDVSGTGVFQYITFRSALALMLSLLLSTIYGKRIISFLRNQQVGETVRELGLAGQNEKAGTPTMGGLIIIFATLVPVLLFAKLHNIYIVLLIVTTLWMGVIGFIDDYIKIFKKDKQGLKGIFKVIGQVGLGLIVGSVLYFSPAVTVRKDTAKADIFKAPTESVIAQAPVEEKSTATTIPFFKNNELDYAEALAWTGEGYEKWAWLIFIPVVIFIITAVSNGANLTDGIDGLAAGTSAVSVLALGIFTFLSGNIIFSNYLNIMYIPNSGEMTVFIAAFVGSLIGFLWYNSYPASVFMGDTGSLTIGGVIAVLAIAVRKELLIPLLCGIFLVENFSVVLQVTYFKYTKKRFGEGRRIFLMSPLHHHYQKKGYHESKIVTRFWIVAIMLAILSIVTLKLR; encoded by the coding sequence ATGCTATATTATTTATTCGAATATTTGAACAAAACATTAGATGTTTCAGGAACAGGAGTTTTTCAGTACATCACTTTTAGATCTGCTTTAGCTTTGATGTTGTCGTTGCTATTGTCAACTATTTATGGAAAAAGAATTATTAGTTTTTTACGCAATCAGCAAGTTGGTGAAACAGTTCGCGAATTAGGTTTAGCAGGTCAAAATGAAAAAGCTGGTACGCCAACCATGGGAGGTTTAATAATCATATTTGCCACATTAGTACCTGTTTTACTTTTTGCAAAATTGCATAACATCTATATTGTTTTGTTAATTGTTACTACGCTTTGGATGGGAGTAATTGGTTTTATTGACGATTATATTAAAATTTTCAAAAAAGATAAACAAGGCTTGAAAGGAATTTTTAAAGTTATAGGACAAGTTGGTTTAGGGTTAATTGTAGGTTCTGTACTTTATTTTAGTCCAGCTGTAACGGTTAGAAAAGATACTGCTAAGGCAGACATTTTTAAAGCTCCAACAGAGAGTGTTATCGCTCAGGCTCCAGTAGAAGAAAAATCTACCGCTACTACTATTCCTTTCTTTAAAAATAACGAATTAGATTATGCTGAAGCATTAGCTTGGACTGGCGAAGGATATGAAAAATGGGCTTGGTTGATTTTTATTCCAGTAGTTATTTTTATTATTACAGCAGTTTCTAACGGAGCAAATTTAACGGATGGAATTGATGGCTTAGCAGCGGGAACTTCAGCTGTTTCGGTTCTGGCATTGGGTATTTTTACGTTTCTCTCTGGGAATATTATTTTCTCCAATTATTTGAACATTATGTATATCCCGAATTCGGGGGAAATGACAGTTTTTATTGCTGCTTTTGTAGGTTCATTGATTGGATTTCTTTGGTACAATTCGTATCCAGCTTCTGTATTTATGGGTGATACAGGAAGTTTAACGATAGGAGGAGTTATTGCAGTATTAGCAATTGCCGTTCGAAAAGAATTACTTATCCCGTTATTATGTGGAATTTTTCTTGTCGAAAATTTCTCAGTGGTTTTGCAGGTGACTTACTTTAAATATACCAAGAAACGTTTTGGCGAAGGCCGAAGAATATTTTTGATGTCGCCGTTGCATCATCATTATCAGAAAAAAGGATATCACGAAAGTAAGATTGTAACCCGATTTTGGATTGTTGCGATCATGTTAGCCATATTGTCAATTGTTACTTTAAAATTAAGATAA
- a CDS encoding FtsW/RodA/SpoVE family cell cycle protein, giving the protein MKQLINNLKGDKVIWSFVALLALFSFMPVFSASSNLAYLGHGTGNTLGYLVKHFIHLCMGFCIIYFIHKVPYHYFRGISIFALPFVWILLAYTLLKGKVIAGANASRWLELPFGMSFQTSTLASIVLFIYVARYLSKTRQEPITFKSSLLELWLPVFITLMFILPANFSTTALIFSMILMLTFIGKYPVKYLAVIIGFGIGALLFFILLSKAFPDAKFFNRVKTWESRIENFSTDKPDEDDYQIEKAKIAIASGNLYGLGPGKSVQKNFLPQSSSDFIYAIIVEEYGLIGGLGVLSLYLLLLFRFVVASHKANTLFGKLVVIGLGFPMIFQAMINMAVAVELLPVTGQTLPLISSGGSSIWMTCFALGIIISVTKKEEEIAQEQKEAALREEALQKLIDKQLEEDTVSDEDYSIQDATHNPMNAVLNK; this is encoded by the coding sequence ATGAAACAACTAATAAACAATCTAAAAGGAGATAAGGTAATTTGGTCTTTTGTGGCCTTATTGGCGCTGTTTTCCTTTATGCCTGTTTTTAGTGCGAGTAGTAATTTAGCGTATTTAGGGCATGGTACCGGAAATACGTTGGGATATCTAGTAAAACATTTTATACATCTTTGTATGGGTTTTTGTATAATTTATTTTATTCACAAAGTCCCGTATCATTATTTTAGAGGAATTTCCATTTTTGCGTTGCCTTTTGTGTGGATATTATTAGCCTACACACTTCTTAAAGGAAAAGTTATTGCCGGAGCAAATGCTAGCCGTTGGTTAGAATTGCCTTTTGGTATGTCATTTCAAACATCAACTTTAGCATCTATTGTGCTATTTATTTATGTTGCGCGCTATTTATCAAAAACCAGACAAGAACCTATTACTTTTAAATCCTCTTTGTTAGAATTGTGGCTTCCAGTATTTATTACATTAATGTTTATTTTACCAGCCAATTTTTCAACTACAGCATTGATTTTTTCTATGATTTTAATGTTGACTTTCATTGGTAAATATCCCGTTAAATATTTAGCAGTTATTATTGGGTTTGGAATAGGTGCGCTATTGTTTTTTATTTTGTTATCAAAAGCTTTTCCAGATGCTAAGTTTTTCAATAGGGTTAAAACATGGGAAAGTCGTATAGAAAACTTCTCTACCGATAAACCTGACGAGGATGATTATCAAATAGAAAAAGCTAAAATTGCGATTGCTTCTGGAAATTTATACGGTTTAGGACCGGGAAAAAGTGTTCAGAAAAATTTCTTGCCACAATCTTCTTCAGATTTTATTTATGCAATTATTGTTGAAGAATATGGATTGATAGGAGGTCTAGGAGTACTGAGCTTGTATTTATTGTTGTTGTTTCGATTTGTAGTAGCCTCACACAAAGCAAATACTTTATTTGGAAAACTAGTGGTCATTGGATTAGGATTTCCAATGATTTTTCAAGCAATGATTAACATGGCTGTTGCTGTAGAATTATTACCTGTAACAGGACAAACTTTGCCCTTGATAAGTAGTGGAGGAAGTTCCATTTGGATGACTTGTTTTGCACTTGGAATCATTATTAGTGTGACCAAGAAAGAAGAAGAAATTGCACAAGAACAAAAAGAAGCTGCTTTGAGAGAAGAAGCACTTCAAAAATTAATAGACAAGCAATTAGAAGAAGATACAGTTTCTGATGAGGATTATTCTATTCAAGATGCGACTCATAACCCAATGAATGCGGTTTTAAATAAATAA